Proteins from a genomic interval of Cydia amplana chromosome 8, ilCydAmpl1.1, whole genome shotgun sequence:
- the LOC134650602 gene encoding flexible cuticle protein 12-like, whose amino-acid sequence MKLFVVAVCLIAAAAAAPGSPAETAARRALPALQHEEIHDEFGQYALRYVTAEGTVVSERGRLVPTPDGKAYVLITEGETSFIGDDGKTYVTKYSAGLDGTRVEGAHLPIPVEATA is encoded by the exons ATGAAACTG TTCGTAGTAGCCGTCTGCCTGatcgccgccgccgcggccgcgccCGGGAGCCCCGCTGAGACCGCAGCCCGTCGGGCGCTCCCGGCGCTCCAGCATGAGGAGATCCATGACGAGTTCGGGCAGTACGCGCTCCGCTACGTCACGGCCGAGGGCACGGTTGTGTCCGAGCGAGGCCGCCTGGTCCCTACTCCTGATGGCAAGGCCTACGTGCTCATCACCGAGGGCGAGACCTCCTTCATCGGTGATGATGGAAAGACCTACGTGACCAAGTACAGCGCCGGTCTGGATGGTACTCGCGTCGAGGGTGCTCATCTCCCCATCCCTGTTGAAGCTACCGCTTAA
- the LOC134650142 gene encoding uncharacterized protein LOC134650142 yields MYKQDLILLICACGALAALDGYSPQQDPDQFHIQTDEDDERYFLYQTHNGQYRKERRLKDGSVVGTTGWVGADGYLRLQDYIADNEGYRIYKSKTVFVGQNRPIGESLKIAKTAPTDSGFGVTPAPAHRQVPVNRGTPRFSTTTQTPVPSSTFAPPYPSEVSITARLPTSTPRVHVSPNSVDTSTPHYDFRPITSSEASPPNSYDTNSIDDGYYASDSTPYRRVDIYNPNSYRHADAWLARQRAGAQIGDGYTPQFPGYDGVAFRRNGFRYYLPKQYHEEETDSSDERTGSFGYVDPFGIRRVIYYNTSPGQGFQVRKNNRYVGHDATPYDPRPLK; encoded by the exons ATATGCGCGTGTGGTGCGCTAGCAGCACTCGACGGCTACAGCCCGCAGCAAGACCCAGACCAGTTCCACATACAGACCGACGAGGACGACGAGCGCTACTTCCTTTACCAGACCCACAACGGGCAGTACAGAAAGGAGCGCAGGCTGAAAGATGGATCCGTTGTCG GTACGACTGGATGGGTCGGTGCAGACGGCTACCTACGGTTGCAAGACTACATAGCTGACAATGAAGGCTACAGAATATACAAATCTAAGACTGTTTTTGTGGGACAGAACCGACCTATTGGG GAGTCACTGAAAATAGCAAAAACCGCACCAACAGACTCTGGCTTCGGCGTGACACCCGCACCAGCCCACCGACAGGTGCCAGTGAATCGAGGCACCCCTCGCTTCAGCACCACCACCCAAACCCCAGTGCCATCTTCAACCTTCGCCCCGCCTTACCCCTCGGAAGTTTCCATCACAGCTCGCCTCCCGACCTCGACACCTCGCGTTCACGTATCGCCAAACTCTGTCGATACCTCAACCCCGCACTACGACTTCAGACCGATAACCTCAAGCGAAGCTTCACCTCCAAACTCGTACGACACTAACAGCATCGATGATGGCTACTACGCCAGCGACAGCACACCATACAGAAGAGTCGACATCTACAACCCAAATTCTTATAGACACGCGGATGCCTGGCTCGCTAGGCAGAGAGCCGGAGCACAGATCGGCGACGGTTACACTCCTCAATTCCCTGGTTACGATGGCGTAGCGTTTAGGAGAAACGGGTTCAGGTATTATCTACCGAAACAGTACCATGAGGAGGAAACCGATAGTTCTGACGAACGGACGGGCAGCTTCGGATACGTAGACCCGTTCGGTATCCGCAGAGTCATATACTACAACACCTCGCCAGGACAAGGATTCCAAGTACGCAAGAACAATAGATATGTCGGCCATGACGCCACGCCTTACGACCCGAGGccgttaaaataa